Within the Bacillota bacterium genome, the region CGCCCTGGAGGAACGCCGACCCGACCGCCACGTCGTCCTCGGTGACCTGGCCTATAAGGGCCCTCATCCGAGCCAGGTGGTCAGGGCGGTCCGCTCCCTGAAGGCAGTGGTCATCCGGGGAACGGCCGAGGACCGCCTGGCCGGGGTGATCTGCGCGCCGGCGACCGGGAGGGCGATCGCCACCGGCGCCGCCTCGGCCAGGCCCGGTCACGCCCCGCTGGAGGACGCCGACCAGTTCAACCGGTGGATGGCCGAGCGTCTCTCCGACGATGACCGGTCCTGGTTGAAGGCCCTACCCTTCGAGGCCACCATCGAGGCCGACGGGGTCAGGCTGTACTTCGTCCACGCCTGCCCGGCCAACACGACCGACCTGATCTACCCCTGGGCCCGGCAGGAGACGCTGGCCGGCTTGTTTGGGGACCCATCGGCCAGGGCCGTCGTTTACGGCCACATCCATCAGCCCTATCTCCGGTGGGTCGGCGGCCGGGCGGTGGTCAACGCCGGCAGCGTCGGACAACCCTTTGACGGCGACCAAAGGGCCTCGGCCGTCGTCGTCGAGGTCGACCGAGGTGGTCTGTCCTTCGAGTTCATCCGGGTGCCATACGATCTTCGGCGGGTCGTGGCCGACGCCCGCCGGGAAGGGATTCCGGCCCTGTCGACCTACGAAACGATGATGGAGTCCGCCCGCTGGCCCTATTGAGGGAGTCGCGGGTGATCGAGCGGAGCCGCCACGAAAACGGCCGCCCTTCTTTGGGGCGGTCTTCAGGTTCACGGGACGGAGGCCGGCGGAATCGCAGCGGGCGGAGTCAGGTAGTCGGCCGGCACGGACGGGAGATGGCCTCGAAGTCCAGGCCCCT harbors:
- a CDS encoding metallophosphoesterase family protein; amino-acid sequence: MRLAIIADIHGNHVALEAVLAALEERRPDRHVVLGDLAYKGPHPSQVVRAVRSLKAVVIRGTAEDRLAGVICAPATGRAIATGAASARPGHAPLEDADQFNRWMAERLSDDDRSWLKALPFEATIEADGVRLYFVHACPANTTDLIYPWARQETLAGLFGDPSARAVVYGHIHQPYLRWVGGRAVVNAGSVGQPFDGDQRASAVVVEVDRGGLSFEFIRVPYDLRRVVADARREGIPALSTYETMMESARWPY